One genomic window of Brienomyrus brachyistius isolate T26 chromosome 16, BBRACH_0.4, whole genome shotgun sequence includes the following:
- the LOC125710151 gene encoding fibroin heavy chain-like isoform X5 produces the protein MALGGALKALHLILLVLCCVFAQKDGGFAVSPRDCPHAGLVPGSLSPSQSQASLGSFKPGPAQLSPNVYGSALRGLSPESSASVKLASSNSWMANLPGSSNYNPVTPKPAANGCITGSSGYPQTCSDTMQSIGSQGGIGSAEKLGTLPGYVSNPIQNVGSLSGGSNAMGPQAVSGSAPSPGTQTYYGSVSTQSQDALSYGSQWTAPSPKGIGSQMSSSSTLPIDGPTQWLGFQGGSKHRLGTGSQPSYSSGLDLGVSQGLYGYSQLSATSDQVANYVSGLKKGSLPTSTQWVGSETLGVQSSHSFPGSGYLLGGASSATPGPALGIGYRLGSASVPVKGIGYQLGVASGPAQGAGYQLGVPSGPTKGAGYPLGGVFRATPGPGQGVGYPLGGVIKVTPGPGQGVGYPLGGVFRATPGPGQGIGTRLGASGPGKGGYPLGGVFRATPGPGQGVGSQLGGVYRVTPGPVQGVGSQLGGVYMVTPGPGQEVGTPLGGVFRATPGPVQGVEYPLAGVFRATPGPVQGVGTQLGASGPGKGGYLLVASGPTKGVGYQLGVPSGPAQGVGYPLGVASGPAQGAGYPLVAASGPTKGVGYQLGGASGPAQGVGYPLGVASGPAQGAGYPLVAASGPTKGVGYQLGGASGPAQGVGYQLGVPSGPGQGVGYPLGVASGPAQGAGYPLGVASGPAQGAGYPLGVASGPAQGAGYPLGVASGPAQGAGYPLGAASGPTKGVGYPLGAASGPTKGVGYPLGVASGPAQGAGYPLGVASGPAQGAGYPLVAASGPTKGVGYQLGGASGPAQGVGYQLGVPSGPAQGVGYPLGGIKVTPGPGQGVGYQLGVAFGPAQGAGYPLGVPSGPAQGAGYPLGVPSGPAQGAGYPLGGIIKVTPGPGQGVGYPLGGVFRATPGPVQGVGTQLGGVSSITPLTRSHNFAFAQDSKLGYPYVQSVPAGQGIHPQASLVQTRKFHYDTAHSLDVQPGYGPSLTCSTGSPQVGSQGTSSSDQSVGSQVGTRLHQLLGFPLGTISFKSADALSRQFKKST, from the exons ATGGCTCTTGGTGGTGCTTTAAA GGCACTCCACTTGATTTTACTAGTTTTGTGCTGTGTTTTTGCACAAAAAG ATGGTGGCTTTGCTGTTTCTCCAAGAGACTGCCCCCATGCTGGCCTTGTTCCTGGCAGCTTGAGCCCCTCCCAGAGTCAAGCTAGCTTAGGGAGCTTTAAGCCTGGTCCAGCCCAGCTGTCCCCAAATGTCTATGGTTCTGCTTTACGTGGGCTTTCCCCTGAAAGCTCTGCTTCAGTTAAACTTGCTTCTAGTAACTCTTGGATGGCAAATTTGCCAGGTTCTAGCAACTATAACCCTGTTACTCCTAAGCCTGCTGCAAATGGATGTATTACTGGAAGTTCTGGTTATCCCCAGACATGCTCTGATACTATGCAGAGCATTGGTTCCCAGGGTGGGATTGGATCTGCTGAAAAACTGGGTACTCTGCCTGGTTATGTGTCTAATCCCATACAGAATGTGGGCTCCTTGAGTGGTGGTTCCAATGCCATGGGCCCTCAAGCAGTTTCTGGTTCTGCTCCAAGCCCAGGAACCCAGACTTACTATGGTTCTGTATCTACTCAAAGCCAAGATGCATTAAGTTATGGCTCTCAGTGGACTGCTCCTTCTCCAAAAGGAATTGGTTCCCAAATGAGCTCTAGTTCTACTTTGCCAATTGATGGTCCTACTCAATGGCTGGGCTTCCAGGGTGGTTCTAAACATCGTCTAGGTACAGGCTCCCAGCCTAGCTACAGTTCTGGTTTGGACCTTGGTGTTTCTCAGGGATTGTATGGTTACTCTCAGCTCAGTGCTACATCTGACCAGGTGGCTAATTATGTATCCGGCCTAAAAAAAGGGTCACTCCCAACTTCTACCCAGTGGGTGGGATCTGAGACCTTAGGCGTTCAGAGTTCTCATAGCTTTCCTGGTTCTGGATATTTGCTTGGTGGAGCCTCTAGTGCAACACCTGGCCCTGCCTTAGGAATAGGATATCGGCTTGGTAGTGCATCTGTACCTGTCAAAGGCATAGGGTACCAGCTTGGTGTCGCTTCTGGACCAGCCCAGGGGGCAGGGTACCAGCTTGGTGTTccttctggaccaacaaaaggGGCAGGGTATCCGCTTGGTGGCGTCTTTAGGGCTACACCTGGGCCTGGCCAGGGAGTAGGGTATCCGCTTGGTGGCGTCATTAAGGTTACACCTGGGCCTGGCCAGGGAGTAGGGTATCCGCTTGGTGGTGTCTTTAGGGCTACACCTGGGCCTGGCCAGGGAATAGGAACTCGGCTTGGTGCCTCTGGACCTGGCAAAGGAGGGTATCCGCTTGGTGGCGTCTTTAGGGCTACACCTGGGCCTGGCCAGGGAGTAGGAAGTCAGCTTGGTGGTGTCTATAGGGTTACACCAGGGCCTGTCCAGGGAGTAGGAAGTCAGCTTGGTGGTGTCTATATGGTTACACCTGGGCCTGGCCAGGAAGTAGGAACTCCACTTGGTGGTGTCTTTAGGGCTACACCTGGGCCTGTCCAGGGAGTAGAGTATCCGCTTGCTGGTGTCTTTAGGGCTACACCTGGGCCTGTCCAGGGAGTAGGAACTCAGCTTGGTGCCTCTGGACCTGGCAAAGGAGGGTATCTGCTTGTCgcttctggaccaacaaaaggGGTAGGGTACCAGCTTGGTGTTCCTTCTGGACCAGCCCAGGGAGTAGGGTACCCGCTTGGTGTCGCTTCTGGACCAGCCCAGGGAGCAGGGTATCCGCTTGTCGCtgcttctggaccaacaaaaggGGTAGGGTACCAGCTTGGTGGTGCTTCTGGACCAGCCCAGGGAGTAGGGTACCCGCTTGGTGTCGCTTCTGGACCAGCCCAGGGAGCAGGGTATCCGCTTGTCGCtgcttctggaccaacaaaaggGGTAGGGTACCAGCTCGGTGGTGCTTCTGGACCAGCCCAGGGAGTAGGGTACCAGCTTGGTGTTCCTTCTGGGCCTGGCCAGGGAGTAGGGTACCCGCTTGGTGTCGCTTCTGGACCAGCCCAGGGAGCAGGGTACCCGCTTGGTGTCGCTTCTGGACCAGCCCAGGGAGCAGGGTACCCGCTTGGTGTCGCTTCTGGACCAGCCCAGGGAGCAGGGTACCCGCTTGGTGTCGCTTCTGGACCAGCCCAGGGAGCAGGGTACCCGCTTGGTGCtgcttctggaccaacaaaaggGGTAGGGTACCCGCTTGGTGCtgcttctggaccaacaaaaggGGTAGGGTACCCGCTTGGTGTCGCTTCTGGACCAGCCCAGGGAGCAGGGTACCCGCTTGGTGTCGCTTCTGGACCAGCCCAGGGAGCAGGGTATCCGCTTGTCGCtgcttctggaccaacaaaaggGGTAGGGTACCAGCTCGGTGGTGCTTCTGGACCAGCCCAGGGAGTAGGGTACCAGCTTGGTGTTCCTTCTGGACCAGCCCAGGGAGTAGGGTACCCACTTGGTGGTATTAAGGTTACACCTGGGCCTGGCCAGGGAGTAGGGTACCAGCTTGGTGTCGCTTTTGGACCAGCCCAGGGAGCAGGGTACCCGCTTGGTGTTCCTTCTGGACCAGCCCAGGGAGCAGGGTACCCGCTTGGTGTTCCTTCTGGACCAGCTCAGGGGGCAGGGTATCCGCTTGGTGGCATCATTAAGGTTACACCTGGGCCTGGCCAGGGAGTAGGGTATCCGCTTGGTGGTGTCTTTAGGGCTACAC CTGGGCCTGTCCAGGGAGTAGGAACTCAGCTTGGTGGTGTGTCTAGCATTACCCCACTAACAAGGTCCCATAACTTTGCTTTTGCTCAGGATAGTAAGCTTGGTTATCCCTATGTTCAAAGTGTGCCTGCTGGACAAGGCATCCATCCTCAGGCTAGTTTAGTTCAGACCCGGAAATTCCATTATGACACGGCTCACAGCCTAGATGTTCAGCC
- the LOC125710151 gene encoding fibroin heavy chain-like isoform X4 → MALGGALKALHLILLVLCCVFAQKDGGFAVSPRDCPHAGLVPGSLSPSQSQASLGSFKPGPAQLSPNVYGSALRGLSPESSASVKLASSNSWMANLPGSSNYNPVTPKPAANGCITGSSGYPQTCSDTMQSIGSQGGIGSAEKLGTLPGYVSNPIQNVGSLSGGSNAMGPQAVSGSAPSPGTQTYYGSVSTQSQDALSYGSQWTAPSPKGIGSQMSSSSTLPIDGPTQWLGFQGGSKHRLGTGSQPSYSSGLDLGVSQGLYGYSQLSATSDQVANYVSGLKKGSLPTSTQWVGSETLGVQSSHSFPGSGYLLGGASSATPGPALGIGYRLGSASVPVKGIGYQLGVASGPAQGAGYQLGVPSGPTKGAGYPLGGVFRATPGPGQGVGYPLGGVIKVTPGPGQGVGYPLGGVFRATPGPGQGIGTRLGASGPGKGGYPLGGVFRATPGPGQGVGSQLGGVYRVTPGPVQGVGSQLGGVYMVTPGPGQEVGTPLGGVFRATPGPVQGVEYPLAGVFRATPGPVQGVGTQLGASGPGKGGYLLVASGPTKGVGYQLGVPSGPAQGVGYPLGVASGPAQGAGYPLVAASGPTKGVGYQLGGASGPAQGVGYPLGVASGPAQGAGYPLVAASGPTKGVGYQLGGASGPAQGVGYQLGVPSGPGQGVGYPLGVASGPAQGAGYPLGVASGPAQGAGYPLGVASGPAQGAGYPLGVASGPAQGAGYPLGAASGPTKGVGYPLGAASGPTKGVGYPLGVASGPAQGAGYPLGVASGPAQGAGYPLVAASGPTKGVGYQLGGASGPAQGVGYQLGVPSGPAQGVGYPLGGIKVTPGPGQGVGYQLGVAFGPAQGAGYPLGVPSGPAQGAGYPLGVPSGPAQGAGYPLGGIIKVTPGPGQGVGYPLGGVFRATPGPVQGVGTQLGASGPGKGGYPLVTSGPTKGVGYQLGVPSGPAQGVGYLLGAASGPTKGVGYPLGVASGPAQGVGYLLGAASGPTKGVGYQFGAASGPAQGVGYPLGGIIRVTPGPVQGVGTQLGGVSSITPLTRSHNFAFAQDSKLGYPYVQSVPAGQGIHPQASLVQTRKFHYDTAHSLDVQPGYGPSLTCSTGSPQVGSQGTSSSDQSVGSQVGTRLHQLLGFPLGTISFKSADALSRQFKKST, encoded by the exons ATGGCTCTTGGTGGTGCTTTAAA GGCACTCCACTTGATTTTACTAGTTTTGTGCTGTGTTTTTGCACAAAAAG ATGGTGGCTTTGCTGTTTCTCCAAGAGACTGCCCCCATGCTGGCCTTGTTCCTGGCAGCTTGAGCCCCTCCCAGAGTCAAGCTAGCTTAGGGAGCTTTAAGCCTGGTCCAGCCCAGCTGTCCCCAAATGTCTATGGTTCTGCTTTACGTGGGCTTTCCCCTGAAAGCTCTGCTTCAGTTAAACTTGCTTCTAGTAACTCTTGGATGGCAAATTTGCCAGGTTCTAGCAACTATAACCCTGTTACTCCTAAGCCTGCTGCAAATGGATGTATTACTGGAAGTTCTGGTTATCCCCAGACATGCTCTGATACTATGCAGAGCATTGGTTCCCAGGGTGGGATTGGATCTGCTGAAAAACTGGGTACTCTGCCTGGTTATGTGTCTAATCCCATACAGAATGTGGGCTCCTTGAGTGGTGGTTCCAATGCCATGGGCCCTCAAGCAGTTTCTGGTTCTGCTCCAAGCCCAGGAACCCAGACTTACTATGGTTCTGTATCTACTCAAAGCCAAGATGCATTAAGTTATGGCTCTCAGTGGACTGCTCCTTCTCCAAAAGGAATTGGTTCCCAAATGAGCTCTAGTTCTACTTTGCCAATTGATGGTCCTACTCAATGGCTGGGCTTCCAGGGTGGTTCTAAACATCGTCTAGGTACAGGCTCCCAGCCTAGCTACAGTTCTGGTTTGGACCTTGGTGTTTCTCAGGGATTGTATGGTTACTCTCAGCTCAGTGCTACATCTGACCAGGTGGCTAATTATGTATCCGGCCTAAAAAAAGGGTCACTCCCAACTTCTACCCAGTGGGTGGGATCTGAGACCTTAGGCGTTCAGAGTTCTCATAGCTTTCCTGGTTCTGGATATTTGCTTGGTGGAGCCTCTAGTGCAACACCTGGCCCTGCCTTAGGAATAGGATATCGGCTTGGTAGTGCATCTGTACCTGTCAAAGGCATAGGGTACCAGCTTGGTGTCGCTTCTGGACCAGCCCAGGGGGCAGGGTACCAGCTTGGTGTTccttctggaccaacaaaaggGGCAGGGTATCCGCTTGGTGGCGTCTTTAGGGCTACACCTGGGCCTGGCCAGGGAGTAGGGTATCCGCTTGGTGGCGTCATTAAGGTTACACCTGGGCCTGGCCAGGGAGTAGGGTATCCGCTTGGTGGTGTCTTTAGGGCTACACCTGGGCCTGGCCAGGGAATAGGAACTCGGCTTGGTGCCTCTGGACCTGGCAAAGGAGGGTATCCGCTTGGTGGCGTCTTTAGGGCTACACCTGGGCCTGGCCAGGGAGTAGGAAGTCAGCTTGGTGGTGTCTATAGGGTTACACCAGGGCCTGTCCAGGGAGTAGGAAGTCAGCTTGGTGGTGTCTATATGGTTACACCTGGGCCTGGCCAGGAAGTAGGAACTCCACTTGGTGGTGTCTTTAGGGCTACACCTGGGCCTGTCCAGGGAGTAGAGTATCCGCTTGCTGGTGTCTTTAGGGCTACACCTGGGCCTGTCCAGGGAGTAGGAACTCAGCTTGGTGCCTCTGGACCTGGCAAAGGAGGGTATCTGCTTGTCgcttctggaccaacaaaaggGGTAGGGTACCAGCTTGGTGTTCCTTCTGGACCAGCCCAGGGAGTAGGGTACCCGCTTGGTGTCGCTTCTGGACCAGCCCAGGGAGCAGGGTATCCGCTTGTCGCtgcttctggaccaacaaaaggGGTAGGGTACCAGCTTGGTGGTGCTTCTGGACCAGCCCAGGGAGTAGGGTACCCGCTTGGTGTCGCTTCTGGACCAGCCCAGGGAGCAGGGTATCCGCTTGTCGCtgcttctggaccaacaaaaggGGTAGGGTACCAGCTCGGTGGTGCTTCTGGACCAGCCCAGGGAGTAGGGTACCAGCTTGGTGTTCCTTCTGGGCCTGGCCAGGGAGTAGGGTACCCGCTTGGTGTCGCTTCTGGACCAGCCCAGGGAGCAGGGTACCCGCTTGGTGTCGCTTCTGGACCAGCCCAGGGAGCAGGGTACCCGCTTGGTGTCGCTTCTGGACCAGCCCAGGGAGCAGGGTACCCGCTTGGTGTCGCTTCTGGACCAGCCCAGGGAGCAGGGTACCCGCTTGGTGCtgcttctggaccaacaaaaggGGTAGGGTACCCGCTTGGTGCtgcttctggaccaacaaaaggGGTAGGGTACCCGCTTGGTGTCGCTTCTGGACCAGCCCAGGGAGCAGGGTACCCGCTTGGTGTCGCTTCTGGACCAGCCCAGGGAGCAGGGTATCCGCTTGTCGCtgcttctggaccaacaaaaggGGTAGGGTACCAGCTCGGTGGTGCTTCTGGACCAGCCCAGGGAGTAGGGTACCAGCTTGGTGTTCCTTCTGGACCAGCCCAGGGAGTAGGGTACCCACTTGGTGGTATTAAGGTTACACCTGGGCCTGGCCAGGGAGTAGGGTACCAGCTTGGTGTCGCTTTTGGACCAGCCCAGGGAGCAGGGTACCCGCTTGGTGTTCCTTCTGGACCAGCCCAGGGAGCAGGGTACCCGCTTGGTGTTCCTTCTGGACCAGCTCAGGGGGCAGGGTATCCGCTTGGTGGCATCATTAAGGTTACACCTGGGCCTGGCCAGGGAGTAGGGTATCCGCTTGGTGGTGTCTTTAGGGCTACAC CTGGGCCTGTCCAGGGAGTAGGAACTCAGCTTGGTGCCTCTGGACCTGGCAAAGGAGGGTATCCGCTTGTCacttctggaccaacaaaaggGGTAGGGTACCAGCTTGGTGTTCCTTCTGGACCAGCTCAGGGAGTAGGGTATCTGCTTGGTGCtgcttctggaccaacaaaaggGGTAGGGTACCCGCTTGGTGTCGCTTCTGGACCAGCCCAGGGGGTAGGGTATCTGCTTGGTGCtgcttctggaccaacaaaaggGGTAGGGTACCAGTTTGGTGCCGCTTCTGGACCTGCCCAGGGAGTAGGGTACCCGCTTGGTGGCATCATTAGGGTTACACCTGGGCCTGTCCAGGGAGTAGGAACTCAGCTTGGTGGTGTGTCTAGCATTACCCCACTAACAAGGTCCCATAACTTTGCTTTTGCTCAGGATAGTAAGCTTGGTTATCCCTATGTTCAAAGTGTGCCTGCTGGACAAGGCATCCATCCTCAGGCTAGTTTAGTTCAGACCCGGAAATTCCATTATGACACGGCTCACAGCCTAGATGTTCAGCC
- the LOC125710151 gene encoding fibroin heavy chain-like isoform X1: MALGGALKALHLILLVLCCVFAQKDGGFAVSPRDCPHAGLVPGSLSPSQSQASLGSFKPGPAQLSPNVYGSALRGLSPESSASVKLASSNSWMANLPGSSNYNPVTPKPAANGCITGSSGYPQTCSDTMQSIGSQGGIGSAEKLGTLPGYVSNPIQNVGSLSGGSNAMGPQAVSGSAPSPGTQTYYGSVSTQSQDALSYGSQWTAPSPKGIGSQMSSSSTLPIDGPTQWLGFQGGSKHRLGTGSQPSYSSGLDLGVSQGLYGYSQLSATSDQVANYVSGLKKGSLPTSTQWVGSETLGVQSSHSFPGSGYLLGGASSATPGPALGIGYRLGSASVPVKGIGYQLGVASGPAQGAGYQLGVPSGPTKGAGYPLGGVFRATPGPGQGVGYPLGGVIKVTPGPGQGVGYPLGGVFRATPGPGQGIGTRLGASGPGKGGYPLGGVFRATPGPGQGVGSQLGGVYRVTPGPVQGVGSQLGGVYMVTPGPGQEVGTPLGGVFRATPGPVQGVEYPLAGVFRATPGPVQGVGTQLGASGPGKGGYLLVASGPTKGVGYQLGVPSGPAQGVGYPLGVASGPAQGAGYPLVAASGPTKGVGYQLGGASGPAQGVGYPLGVASGPAQGAGYPLVAASGPTKGVGYQLGGASGPAQGVGYQLGVPSGPGQGVGYPLGVASGPAQGAGYPLGVASGPAQGAGYPLGVASGPAQGAGYPLGVASGPAQGAGYPLGAASGPTKGVGYPLGAASGPTKGVGYPLGVASGPAQGAGYPLGVASGPAQGAGYPLVAASGPTKGVGYQLGGASGPAQGVGYQLGVPSGPAQGVGYPLGGIKVTPGPGQGVGYQLGVAFGPAQGAGYPLGVPSGPAQGAGYPLGVPSGPAQGAGYPLGGIIKVTPGPGQGVGYPLGGVFRATPGPGQGVGTRLGASGPGKGGYPLGGVFRATPGPGQGVGSQLGGVYRVTPGPVQGVGTQLGGVYMVTPGPGQEVGTPLGGVFRATPGPVQGVEYPLAGVFRATPGPVQGVGTQLGASGPGKGGYPLVTSGPTKGVGYQLGVPSGPAQGVGYLLGAASGPTKGVGYPLGVASGPAQGVGYLLGAASGPTKGVGYQFGAASGPAQGVGYPLGGIIRVTPGPVQGVGTQLGGVSSITPLTRSHNFAFAQDSKLGYPYVQSVPAGQGIHPQASLVQTRKFHYDTAHSLDVQPGYGPSLTCSTGSPQVGSQGTSSSDQSVGSQVGTRLHQLLGFPLGTISFKSADALSRQFKKST, encoded by the exons ATGGCTCTTGGTGGTGCTTTAAA GGCACTCCACTTGATTTTACTAGTTTTGTGCTGTGTTTTTGCACAAAAAG ATGGTGGCTTTGCTGTTTCTCCAAGAGACTGCCCCCATGCTGGCCTTGTTCCTGGCAGCTTGAGCCCCTCCCAGAGTCAAGCTAGCTTAGGGAGCTTTAAGCCTGGTCCAGCCCAGCTGTCCCCAAATGTCTATGGTTCTGCTTTACGTGGGCTTTCCCCTGAAAGCTCTGCTTCAGTTAAACTTGCTTCTAGTAACTCTTGGATGGCAAATTTGCCAGGTTCTAGCAACTATAACCCTGTTACTCCTAAGCCTGCTGCAAATGGATGTATTACTGGAAGTTCTGGTTATCCCCAGACATGCTCTGATACTATGCAGAGCATTGGTTCCCAGGGTGGGATTGGATCTGCTGAAAAACTGGGTACTCTGCCTGGTTATGTGTCTAATCCCATACAGAATGTGGGCTCCTTGAGTGGTGGTTCCAATGCCATGGGCCCTCAAGCAGTTTCTGGTTCTGCTCCAAGCCCAGGAACCCAGACTTACTATGGTTCTGTATCTACTCAAAGCCAAGATGCATTAAGTTATGGCTCTCAGTGGACTGCTCCTTCTCCAAAAGGAATTGGTTCCCAAATGAGCTCTAGTTCTACTTTGCCAATTGATGGTCCTACTCAATGGCTGGGCTTCCAGGGTGGTTCTAAACATCGTCTAGGTACAGGCTCCCAGCCTAGCTACAGTTCTGGTTTGGACCTTGGTGTTTCTCAGGGATTGTATGGTTACTCTCAGCTCAGTGCTACATCTGACCAGGTGGCTAATTATGTATCCGGCCTAAAAAAAGGGTCACTCCCAACTTCTACCCAGTGGGTGGGATCTGAGACCTTAGGCGTTCAGAGTTCTCATAGCTTTCCTGGTTCTGGATATTTGCTTGGTGGAGCCTCTAGTGCAACACCTGGCCCTGCCTTAGGAATAGGATATCGGCTTGGTAGTGCATCTGTACCTGTCAAAGGCATAGGGTACCAGCTTGGTGTCGCTTCTGGACCAGCCCAGGGGGCAGGGTACCAGCTTGGTGTTccttctggaccaacaaaaggGGCAGGGTATCCGCTTGGTGGCGTCTTTAGGGCTACACCTGGGCCTGGCCAGGGAGTAGGGTATCCGCTTGGTGGCGTCATTAAGGTTACACCTGGGCCTGGCCAGGGAGTAGGGTATCCGCTTGGTGGTGTCTTTAGGGCTACACCTGGGCCTGGCCAGGGAATAGGAACTCGGCTTGGTGCCTCTGGACCTGGCAAAGGAGGGTATCCGCTTGGTGGCGTCTTTAGGGCTACACCTGGGCCTGGCCAGGGAGTAGGAAGTCAGCTTGGTGGTGTCTATAGGGTTACACCAGGGCCTGTCCAGGGAGTAGGAAGTCAGCTTGGTGGTGTCTATATGGTTACACCTGGGCCTGGCCAGGAAGTAGGAACTCCACTTGGTGGTGTCTTTAGGGCTACACCTGGGCCTGTCCAGGGAGTAGAGTATCCGCTTGCTGGTGTCTTTAGGGCTACACCTGGGCCTGTCCAGGGAGTAGGAACTCAGCTTGGTGCCTCTGGACCTGGCAAAGGAGGGTATCTGCTTGTCgcttctggaccaacaaaaggGGTAGGGTACCAGCTTGGTGTTCCTTCTGGACCAGCCCAGGGAGTAGGGTACCCGCTTGGTGTCGCTTCTGGACCAGCCCAGGGAGCAGGGTATCCGCTTGTCGCtgcttctggaccaacaaaaggGGTAGGGTACCAGCTTGGTGGTGCTTCTGGACCAGCCCAGGGAGTAGGGTACCCGCTTGGTGTCGCTTCTGGACCAGCCCAGGGAGCAGGGTATCCGCTTGTCGCtgcttctggaccaacaaaaggGGTAGGGTACCAGCTCGGTGGTGCTTCTGGACCAGCCCAGGGAGTAGGGTACCAGCTTGGTGTTCCTTCTGGGCCTGGCCAGGGAGTAGGGTACCCGCTTGGTGTCGCTTCTGGACCAGCCCAGGGAGCAGGGTACCCGCTTGGTGTCGCTTCTGGACCAGCCCAGGGAGCAGGGTACCCGCTTGGTGTCGCTTCTGGACCAGCCCAGGGAGCAGGGTACCCGCTTGGTGTCGCTTCTGGACCAGCCCAGGGAGCAGGGTACCCGCTTGGTGCtgcttctggaccaacaaaaggGGTAGGGTACCCGCTTGGTGCtgcttctggaccaacaaaaggGGTAGGGTACCCGCTTGGTGTCGCTTCTGGACCAGCCCAGGGAGCAGGGTACCCGCTTGGTGTCGCTTCTGGACCAGCCCAGGGAGCAGGGTATCCGCTTGTCGCtgcttctggaccaacaaaaggGGTAGGGTACCAGCTCGGTGGTGCTTCTGGACCAGCCCAGGGAGTAGGGTACCAGCTTGGTGTTCCTTCTGGACCAGCCCAGGGAGTAGGGTACCCACTTGGTGGTATTAAGGTTACACCTGGGCCTGGCCAGGGAGTAGGGTACCAGCTTGGTGTCGCTTTTGGACCAGCCCAGGGAGCAGGGTACCCGCTTGGTGTTCCTTCTGGACCAGCCCAGGGAGCAGGGTACCCGCTTGGTGTTCCTTCTGGACCAGCTCAGGGGGCAGGGTATCCGCTTGGTGGCATCATTAAGGTTACACCTGGGCCTGGCCAGGGAGTAGGGTATCCGCTTGGTGGTGTCTTTAGGGCTACACCTGGGCCTGGCCAGGGAGTAGGAACTCGGCTTGGTGCCTCTGGACCTGGCAAAGGAGGGTATCCGCTTGGTGGTGTCTTTAGGGCTACACCTGGGCCTGGCCAGGGAGTAGGAAGTCAGCTTGGTGGTGTCTATAGGGTTACACCAGGGCCTGTCCAGGGAGTAGGAACTCAGCTTGGTGGTGTCTATATGGTTACACCTGGGCCTGGCCAGGAAGTAGGAACTCCGCTTGGTGGTGTCTTTAGGGCTACACCTGGGCCTGTCCAGGGAGTAGAGTATCCGCTTGCTGGTGTCTTTAGGGCTACACCTGGGCCTGTCCAGGGAGTAGGAACTCAGCTTGGTGCCTCTGGACCTGGCAAAGGAGGGTATCCGCTTGTCacttctggaccaacaaaaggGGTAGGGTACCAGCTTGGTGTTCCTTCTGGACCAGCTCAGGGAGTAGGGTATCTGCTTGGTGCtgcttctggaccaacaaaaggGGTAGGGTACCCGCTTGGTGTCGCTTCTGGACCAGCCCAGGGGGTAGGGTATCTGCTTGGTGCtgcttctggaccaacaaaaggGGTAGGGTACCAGTTTGGTGCCGCTTCTGGACCTGCCCAGGGAGTAGGGTACCCGCTTGGTGGCATCATTAGGGTTACACCTGGGCCTGTCCAGGGAGTAGGAACTCAGCTTGGTGGTGTGTCTAGCATTACCCCACTAACAAGGTCCCATAACTTTGCTTTTGCTCAGGATAGTAAGCTTGGTTATCCCTATGTTCAAAGTGTGCCTGCTGGACAAGGCATCCATCCTCAGGCTAGTTTAGTTCAGACCCGGAAATTCCATTATGACACGGCTCACAGCCTAGATGTTCAGCC